From Vitis vinifera cultivar Pinot Noir 40024 chromosome 3, ASM3070453v1, the proteins below share one genomic window:
- the LOC100257183 gene encoding transcription factor bHLH121 — MDHQNPEAFCQSTHYPPPDPRVSSTRSHPDSSKRSEGEFKDFVTARKVQKADREKLRRDRLNEQFIELGNALDPDRPKNDKATILSDTIQLLKDLTAQVEKLKAENASLNEESRELTQEKNDLREEKASLKSATENLNVQYQQRLRAMFPWSAIDPSVVVSPPSYPFPVPVPVPIPTGSIPMHPSMQPYPFFGSQNTGIIPNPCSTFVPYFTPNTLIEPQSTQHVSPPMQPGSTSNISSKQDSKNESPGESKSEKGEDSTDVATDLQLKTPGSKSDQEVSSGQQQHKPKRSLSKEKNSTEGSSSSRCSSSPSVQDSSSNSVVGGRKADD, encoded by the exons ATGGATCATCAGAACCCCGAAGCTTTCTGCCAGTCCACTCACTACCCACCTCCTGACCCGCGTGTCTCCTCCACTCGCTCACACCCAGACTCCAG CAAGAGGTCTGAGGGGGAATTCAAGGATTTTGTTACTGCAAGGAAGGTTCAGAAGGCTGATAGGGAGAAATTGAGGAGGGATCGGTTGAATGAGCAGTTTATAGAGTTGGGAAATGCCTTAG ATCCTGATAGGCCCAAAAATGATAAAGCAACCATTCTTTCTGATACAATTCAATTGCTCAAGGACTTGACAGCCCAAGTTGAGAAACTGAAAGCTGAGAATGCATCACTAAATGAAGAATCCCGtgag TTAACTCAGGAGAAGAATGATCTCAGAGAAGAGAAGGCATCCCTCAAATCGGCTACTGAGAACCTTAATGTTCAGTATCAACAGAGACTCAGAGCTATGTTCCCATGGTCTGCCATTGATCCCTCAGTTGTTGTAAGTCCACCTTCTTACCCGTTTCCAGTGCCAGTCCCAGTGCCTATCCCTACAGGTTCAATTCCCATGCATCCATCTATGCAGCCATATCCTTTCTTTGGAAGTCAGAACACTGGGATCATTCCTAACCCCTGTTCGACTTTTGTTCCATACTTTACTCCAAATACCCTGATTGAACCACAGTCAACACAACATGTATCTCCACCTATGCAACCAGGCAGTACGTCCAACATTTCAAGCAAACAGGATTCCAAGAATGAGTCACCAGGGGAGAGCAAGAGTGAAAAAGGTGAAGATTCTACTGATGTTGCAACAGACCTGCAGCTCAAGACACCTGGATCTAAATCTGATCAG GAAGTATCATCAGGGCAACAGCAACACAAACCCAAGAGATCTCTGAGTAAGGAAAAGAACAGTACAGAAGGGAGCTCTTCAAGTAGGTGTTCTTCGTCTCCTAGTGTACAGGATAGCTCCTCAAATAGTGTAGTTGGTGGCAGAAAGGCTGACGACTGA